The following proteins come from a genomic window of Ictalurus furcatus strain D&B chromosome 12, Billie_1.0, whole genome shotgun sequence:
- the LOC128615591 gene encoding zinc finger protein 135-like isoform X2 codes for MKSESRRRSLGKSPQTPAATGSKMYHCSDCGKSFTKSHHLKDHKRIHTGEKPYYCSQCGKSFTRQSTLQQHQRIHTGERPYHCSQCEKSFTFQSALRQHERIHTQEKPYHCSYCGKSFTCRSHLQRHERIHTGQKPYHCEQCGKSFTRQCTLQQHERIHTGQKPYHCGQCGKNFTHQSTLQQHKRIHTGEKPYHCSQCGKSFTYQSALRQHNRIHTGEKPYHCGQCEKSFTHQSTRQKHECLHTGEKTCHCSQCGKSFTRQSILRQHNRIHTRDKTYHCSQCGKSFTCQSSLQRHERIHTGQKPYYCLQCGKGFRDQSALYSHQQCHTGQKPYLCGQCGRSYTHSRRIK; via the exons ATGTACCACTGCTCAgattgtgggaagagttttactaaaAGTCATCATCTCAAAGATCACAAGCGgatccacacaggagagaagccatattaCTGCTCacaatgtgggaagagttttacccGTCAGAGTACTCTCCAACAgcatcagcgcattcacacaggagagaggccATATCACTGCTCGCAGTGTGAGAAAAGTTTTACTTTCCAAAGTGCTCTCCGACaacatgagcgcattcacacacaagagaagccatatcactgctcctattgtgggaagagttttacttgcaGGAGTCACCTCCAGCGACATGAGCGCATCCACACAGGacagaagccgtatcactgtgaacagtgtgggaagagttttacacgTCAGTGTACTCTCCAACAACATGAGCGCATCCACACAGGACAGAAGCcatatcactgtggacagtgcgGGAAGAATTTTACTCATCAAAGTACTCTCCAACAACacaagcgcattcacacaggagagaagccgtatcactgctcacagtgtgggaagagttttacttacCAGAGTGCTCTCCGACAACACAACCGtattcacactggagagaagccgtatcattgtggacagtgtgagaagagttttactcatCAGAGTACTCGCCAAAAACACGAGTGCCTTCACACGGGAGAAAAAACCtgtcactgctcacagtgtggaaagagttttactcgTCAGAGTATTCTCAGACAACATAACCGCATTCACACAAGAGATAAGACGTATCACTGCtcgcagtgtgggaagagttttacttgccaGAGTTCTCTCCAAcgacatgagcgcattcacacaggacagaagccATATTACTGCTTGCAGTGTGGAAAAGGTTTTCGTGACCAGAGTGCCCTGTACAGTCACCAGCAGTGTCATACAGGACAGAAGCCGTACCTCTGCGGACAATGTGGACGGAGCTATACTCATTCAAG GAGGATAAAGTGA
- the LOC128615591 gene encoding zinc finger protein 135-like isoform X1, with protein MKSESRRRSLGKSPQTPAATGSKMYHCSDCGKSFTKSHHLKDHKRIHTGEKPYYCSQCGKSFTRQSTLQQHQRIHTGERPYHCSQCEKSFTFQSALRQHERIHTQEKPYHCSYCGKSFTCRSHLQRHERIHTGQKPYHCEQCGKSFTRQCTLQQHERIHTGQKPYHCGQCGKNFTHQSTLQQHKRIHTGEKPYHCSQCGKSFTYQSALRQHNRIHTGEKPYHCGQCEKSFTHQSTRQKHECLHTGEKTCHCSQCGKSFTRQSILRQHNRIHTRDKTYHCSQCGKSFTCQSSLQRHERIHTGQKPYYCLQCGKGFRDQSALYSHQQCHTGQKPYLCGQCGRSYTHSRSLRTHKCSNIKPSTLDT; from the coding sequence ATGTACCACTGCTCAgattgtgggaagagttttactaaaAGTCATCATCTCAAAGATCACAAGCGgatccacacaggagagaagccatattaCTGCTCacaatgtgggaagagttttacccGTCAGAGTACTCTCCAACAgcatcagcgcattcacacaggagagaggccATATCACTGCTCGCAGTGTGAGAAAAGTTTTACTTTCCAAAGTGCTCTCCGACaacatgagcgcattcacacacaagagaagccatatcactgctcctattgtgggaagagttttacttgcaGGAGTCACCTCCAGCGACATGAGCGCATCCACACAGGacagaagccgtatcactgtgaacagtgtgggaagagttttacacgTCAGTGTACTCTCCAACAACATGAGCGCATCCACACAGGACAGAAGCcatatcactgtggacagtgcgGGAAGAATTTTACTCATCAAAGTACTCTCCAACAACacaagcgcattcacacaggagagaagccgtatcactgctcacagtgtgggaagagttttacttacCAGAGTGCTCTCCGACAACACAACCGtattcacactggagagaagccgtatcattgtggacagtgtgagaagagttttactcatCAGAGTACTCGCCAAAAACACGAGTGCCTTCACACGGGAGAAAAAACCtgtcactgctcacagtgtggaaagagttttactcgTCAGAGTATTCTCAGACAACATAACCGCATTCACACAAGAGATAAGACGTATCACTGCtcgcagtgtgggaagagttttacttgccaGAGTTCTCTCCAAcgacatgagcgcattcacacaggacagaagccATATTACTGCTTGCAGTGTGGAAAAGGTTTTCGTGACCAGAGTGCCCTGTACAGTCACCAGCAGTGTCATACAGGACAGAAGCCGTACCTCTGCGGACAATGTGGACGGAGCTATACTCATTCAAGGTCATTAAGGACACACAAGTGCTCTAACATAAAGCCATCAACTCTTGACACGTGA
- the LOC128615583 gene encoding zinc finger protein 501-like isoform X1, whose product MKRSFFLHTRFRSLILCVTSLKMYHCSDCGESLTTSHHLKDHKRMHTGEKPYVCSQCGKSFTRQSNLQIHERIHTGEKPYHCSQCGKSFSQESNLKQHRRIHTGEKPHHCSECGKSFTQESSLKQHKRIHTGEKPYHCSQCGKSFTYQSHLQQHKRIHTGEKPYHCSQCGKSFTYQSALQIHERIHTGEKPYCCSQCGKSLTCKRHLQIHERIHTGEKPYHCSQCGKSFTRQHTLQQHKRIHTGEKPYHCSQCGKSFNCQRNLQVHKRIHTGEKPYHCSQCGKSFTRQSYLKQHERIHTGEKPYHCSQCGKSFSQESNLKQHERIHTGEKPYHCSQCGKSFSQESNLKQHKRIHTGEKPFHCSQCGKSFRDQSALYSHQLCHTGQKLYVCGQCGRGYAHSSSLRTHKCSNKAISS is encoded by the exons ATGAAACGGAGCTTCTTTCTCCACACGCGCTTCAGATCTCTGATACTCTGCGTAACATCACTAAAG atgtACCACTGCTCAGATTGTGGGGAGAGTTTAACTACAAGTCATCATCTCAAAGATCACAAGCGGAtgcacacaggagagaagccatatgtgTGCtcgcagtgtgggaagagttttactcgtcagagtaatctccaaatacatgagcgcattcacacgggagagaagccgtatcactgctcacagtgtgggaagagttttagtcAAGAGAGTAATCTCAAACAACACaggcgcattcacacaggagaaaagccgcatcactgctcagagtgtgggaagagttttactcaagAGAGTAGTCTCAAACAACacaagcgcattcacacaggagagaaaccgtatcactgctcacagtgtgggaagagttttacttatcagagtcatctccaacaacacaagcgcattcacacaggagagaagccgtatcactgctcacagtgtgggaagagttttacttacCAGAGTGCTCTCCAAATacacgagcgcattcacacgggagagaagccatattgctgctcacagtgtgggaagagtttaaCTTGTAAGCGTCATCTCCAAATACATGAGCGCATTCAtacgggagagaagccgtatcactgctcacagtgtgggaagagttttactcgtcAGCATACTCTCCAACAACacaagcgcattcacacaggagagaaaccgtatcactgctcacagtgtgggaagagttttaattgTCAGAGAAATCTCCAAGTACACAagcgcattcacactggagagaagccgtatcactgctcacagtgtgggaagagttttactcgtcAGAGTTATCTCAAACAacacgagcgcattcacacaggagagaagccgtatcactgctcacagtgtgggaaaagttttagTCAAGAGAGTAATCTCAAACaacatgagcgcattcacacgggagagaagccgtatcactgctcacagtgtgggaagagttttagtcAAGAGAGTAATCTCAAACAACACAAGcgcattcacacgggagagaagccctttcactgctcacagtgtgggaagagttttcgTGACCAGAGTGCCCTCTACAGCCACCAGCTGTGTCATACAGGACAGAAACTGTACGTCTGCGGACAATGTGGACGGGGCTATGCTCATTCAAGTTCATTAAGGACACACAAGTGCTCTAACAAAGCCATCAGCTCTTAA
- the LOC128615583 gene encoding zinc finger protein 135-like isoform X2, with protein sequence MYHCSDCGESLTTSHHLKDHKRMHTGEKPYVCSQCGKSFTRQSNLQIHERIHTGEKPYHCSQCGKSFSQESNLKQHRRIHTGEKPHHCSECGKSFTQESSLKQHKRIHTGEKPYHCSQCGKSFTYQSHLQQHKRIHTGEKPYHCSQCGKSFTYQSALQIHERIHTGEKPYCCSQCGKSLTCKRHLQIHERIHTGEKPYHCSQCGKSFTRQHTLQQHKRIHTGEKPYHCSQCGKSFNCQRNLQVHKRIHTGEKPYHCSQCGKSFTRQSYLKQHERIHTGEKPYHCSQCGKSFSQESNLKQHERIHTGEKPYHCSQCGKSFSQESNLKQHKRIHTGEKPFHCSQCGKSFRDQSALYSHQLCHTGQKLYVCGQCGRGYAHSSSLRTHKCSNKAISS encoded by the coding sequence atgtACCACTGCTCAGATTGTGGGGAGAGTTTAACTACAAGTCATCATCTCAAAGATCACAAGCGGAtgcacacaggagagaagccatatgtgTGCtcgcagtgtgggaagagttttactcgtcagagtaatctccaaatacatgagcgcattcacacgggagagaagccgtatcactgctcacagtgtgggaagagttttagtcAAGAGAGTAATCTCAAACAACACaggcgcattcacacaggagaaaagccgcatcactgctcagagtgtgggaagagttttactcaagAGAGTAGTCTCAAACAACacaagcgcattcacacaggagagaaaccgtatcactgctcacagtgtgggaagagttttacttatcagagtcatctccaacaacacaagcgcattcacacaggagagaagccgtatcactgctcacagtgtgggaagagttttacttacCAGAGTGCTCTCCAAATacacgagcgcattcacacgggagagaagccatattgctgctcacagtgtgggaagagtttaaCTTGTAAGCGTCATCTCCAAATACATGAGCGCATTCAtacgggagagaagccgtatcactgctcacagtgtgggaagagttttactcgtcAGCATACTCTCCAACAACacaagcgcattcacacaggagagaaaccgtatcactgctcacagtgtgggaagagttttaattgTCAGAGAAATCTCCAAGTACACAagcgcattcacactggagagaagccgtatcactgctcacagtgtgggaagagttttactcgtcAGAGTTATCTCAAACAacacgagcgcattcacacaggagagaagccgtatcactgctcacagtgtgggaaaagttttagTCAAGAGAGTAATCTCAAACaacatgagcgcattcacacgggagagaagccgtatcactgctcacagtgtgggaagagttttagtcAAGAGAGTAATCTCAAACAACACAAGcgcattcacacgggagagaagccctttcactgctcacagtgtgggaagagttttcgTGACCAGAGTGCCCTCTACAGCCACCAGCTGTGTCATACAGGACAGAAACTGTACGTCTGCGGACAATGTGGACGGGGCTATGCTCATTCAAGTTCATTAAGGACACACAAGTGCTCTAACAAAGCCATCAGCTCTTAA